The Lysinibacillus pakistanensis genome includes a window with the following:
- a CDS encoding NUDIX hydrolase translates to MNYIQFMRNFIGHETLITIGCGVIIEKEHQILLQHRLDVDNWCIPGGLMELGETFQQTAIREVFEETGLEVYNLELFGIYSGKDCFVEYPNKDKAYSVQIIFKTLDFKGELLQKSEESREHKFFARNKLPNKLNPRQKNFIMDWVKNVKLPIIN, encoded by the coding sequence ATGAATTATATACAATTTATGAGAAATTTTATTGGTCATGAAACATTAATAACAATAGGCTGTGGTGTCATTATTGAAAAGGAACATCAAATTTTATTACAGCATCGACTAGACGTAGATAATTGGTGTATACCTGGTGGTTTAATGGAATTAGGTGAAACATTTCAACAAACGGCCATTAGGGAAGTATTTGAGGAAACTGGTTTAGAGGTTTATAATTTAGAGCTATTTGGAATTTATTCTGGTAAAGATTGCTTTGTAGAGTATCCAAATAAAGATAAAGCTTATAGTGTTCAAATTATTTTTAAAACATTGGATTTTAAGGGTGAATTATTACAAAAATCAGAGGAAAGCAGGGAACATAAATTTTTTGCTAGAAATAAGCTTCCTAATAAATTAAATCCTAGGCAAAAAAATTTTATAATGGATTGGGTAAAAAATGTGAAGTTACCTATTATCAATTAA
- a CDS encoding MBL fold metallo-hydrolase → MEVSKGVEMLHLEYQDFIIHPTLLWDQEMAVLIDTGFPGQMEDIRLAIEEIGVPFDKLKAIILTHQDIDHIGSLPELLLEGGSHIKVYAHQLDKPYIQGEIPLIKDGHLENPPKGKVNETLKDGQELPYCGGIRVIHTPGHTSGHISLYLRQSKTLIAGDSLYSVNGVIEGIHIPTVLDLHEAQLSIKKYLDFDIESVICYHGGLSKGNINEQIQKVI, encoded by the coding sequence ATGGAAGTTTCTAAGGGTGTAGAAATGCTTCATCTAGAGTATCAAGATTTTATTATTCATCCGACTCTTTTATGGGATCAAGAAATGGCTGTTTTAATAGACACTGGATTTCCTGGGCAAATGGAGGATATACGGTTGGCAATTGAAGAAATAGGTGTACCGTTTGATAAATTGAAAGCTATCATTTTGACCCATCAGGACATTGATCATATCGGTAGTCTTCCTGAGCTATTACTAGAAGGGGGAAGTCATATTAAAGTATATGCTCATCAGCTGGATAAACCTTATATCCAAGGAGAAATCCCTCTGATAAAAGATGGACATCTTGAGAACCCTCCAAAGGGCAAGGTGAATGAAACCTTAAAAGATGGTCAAGAGTTACCATATTGTGGTGGAATTCGTGTTATTCATACACCAGGTCATACGTCTGGACATATAAGCTTGTATTTACGACAGAGTAAAACGTTGATTGCCGGGGATTCATTGTACAGTGTCAATGGGGTAATTGAAGGAATTCATATCCCGACAGTACTGGATTTACATGAAGCTCAGCTTTCTATAAAGAAATACTTAGATTTCGATATAGAATCCGTGATTTGTTACCATGGAGGTCTAAGTAAGGGAAATATTAACGAACAAATTCAAAAAGTAATTTGA
- a CDS encoding alpha/beta hydrolase codes for MKKFLKIFKWMVIIMTASIVLFITVNHFNPAPLLKVTGGFLGAEYSYDERVEQTEEVLSDNTKIYRNVAYASNSPNNYLDIFVPEGDTTTTRPVLFNIHGGGYAWGDKVDNEEFVQHFVDEGYIVVSMNYALSPDYLYPVPIIQATEALGYVAENAKKYGIDNNNFVISGESAGGQLAGQLTIIQTNNEYAEKYGFKVTKDITIKGVILNCALIDIKRVDNTGFAFTNWLFDGMIRAYFDSNEFESTSEVAEANVIENVNVDFPSTYLTEGTFATFTDQALDFEEKLSSLGIDVTLYITPEESNLAHSYNGDFSTEEARYNIAQELDFMKKVTQ; via the coding sequence ATGAAAAAATTTTTAAAAATATTCAAGTGGATGGTCATTATCATGACAGCAAGCATAGTATTGTTTATTACCGTTAACCATTTTAATCCGGCCCCACTTTTAAAAGTTACAGGAGGTTTTCTAGGAGCTGAATACAGTTACGATGAGCGTGTTGAACAAACAGAAGAGGTATTAAGTGACAATACAAAAATATATAGAAATGTTGCCTATGCAAGTAATTCCCCTAATAATTATTTGGATATTTTTGTACCAGAAGGAGATACAACAACTACAAGACCAGTGCTTTTTAATATACATGGTGGCGGATATGCTTGGGGGGATAAAGTAGATAATGAAGAATTTGTTCAACACTTTGTTGATGAGGGTTACATTGTAGTCTCAATGAATTATGCTTTATCTCCTGATTATTTATATCCTGTTCCTATTATTCAAGCAACAGAAGCACTAGGGTATGTTGCTGAAAATGCAAAAAAATATGGTATCGATAATAATAACTTTGTGATCTCTGGTGAATCAGCTGGTGGACAATTAGCAGGCCAATTAACAATTATTCAAACTAATAATGAATATGCAGAAAAATATGGATTTAAGGTAACAAAGGATATTACAATAAAAGGAGTTATTTTAAATTGTGCCTTAATAGATATAAAACGTGTCGATAATACAGGTTTTGCATTTACAAACTGGCTTTTCGACGGTATGATTAGAGCTTATTTTGATTCAAATGAATTTGAAAGTACATCCGAGGTAGCTGAAGCAAATGTTATTGAAAATGTAAATGTGGATTTTCCAAGTACTTATTTAACTGAGGGAACATTTGCAACCTTCACTGATCAAGCATTAGATTTCGAAGAAAAGTTATCATCTTTAGGAATAGATGTTACATTATATATCACTCCTGAAGAATCGAATCTAGCACATAGTTATAATGGTGATTTTTCAACAGAGGAAGCACGATACAATATAGCTCAAGAGTTAGATTTTATGAAGAAGGTTACTCAGTAA